Proteins from one Blattabacterium cuenoti genomic window:
- the purB gene encoding adenylosuccinate lyase → MKEYKNPLVERYSSKEMLYNFSPEKKFTTWRKLWFYLAEIQKELGLNISDEQIHDLKNHLYDIDWDRVSFFEKKFRHDVMAHLYAFGEKANKAKSIIHLGATSAFLGDNTDIILIRDGLEILLKKLINLIFRMRNFSLEYHKVPTLAFTHYQPAQLTTVGKRSSLWIQSLLLDLEELEFRLKNIRFRGVKGTVGSADSFKELFHGDLQKVKYLEKKISNKFGFPNFFSITGQTYDRKIDSQVLNLLSNISQSSHKFSNDLRLLQNLKEMEEPFEEHQIGSSAMAYKRNPIRSERIASLAKFVISLSNSSYMVAATQWLERTLDDSANRRLVIGQSFLAVDAILMIWNNILENIIVYPKIIEKHIQEELPFLITEYIIIECVKNGADRQEIHERIRIHSMKTNLKIKLEGKKNDFIKRILQDKKIPIYEKKMNQMLNSKNFIGFSSDQTLEFIEKEVNPILDRFHHLIDDDISNMDRKI, encoded by the coding sequence GTGAAAGAATATAAAAATCCTTTGGTAGAACGATATAGTAGCAAAGAAATGTTATATAATTTTTCTCCAGAAAAAAAATTTACTACTTGGAGAAAATTATGGTTCTATTTAGCAGAAATACAAAAAGAATTAGGATTAAATATCAGCGATGAACAAATACATGATCTAAAAAATCATTTATATGATATTGATTGGGATAGAGTTTCTTTTTTTGAAAAAAAATTTCGTCATGATGTAATGGCACATTTATATGCTTTTGGAGAAAAAGCGAATAAAGCAAAATCTATTATTCATTTAGGTGCTACAAGTGCATTTTTAGGAGATAATACAGATATTATTTTGATTCGTGATGGATTAGAAATTTTACTTAAAAAATTGATAAACTTAATTTTTCGTATGAGAAATTTTTCACTAGAATATCATAAAGTTCCTACTTTAGCTTTTACACATTATCAACCTGCTCAGTTAACTACTGTAGGAAAACGATCTTCTTTATGGATACAAAGTTTACTTTTAGATCTAGAAGAATTAGAATTTAGATTAAAAAATATTCGTTTTAGAGGAGTAAAAGGAACTGTTGGATCAGCTGATAGCTTTAAAGAATTATTTCATGGAGATTTACAAAAAGTAAAATATTTAGAAAAAAAAATATCTAATAAATTTGGATTTCCAAATTTTTTTTCAATTACGGGACAAACTTATGACAGAAAAATCGATTCTCAAGTATTAAATTTATTATCTAATATTTCTCAATCTTCTCATAAGTTTAGCAATGATTTACGTTTATTGCAAAATTTAAAAGAAATGGAAGAGCCTTTTGAAGAACATCAAATTGGATCTAGTGCTATGGCTTATAAACGTAATCCTATACGTAGTGAAAGAATAGCTTCTTTAGCAAAATTTGTTATTTCTTTATCAAATAGTTCATATATGGTTGCAGCTACTCAATGGTTAGAACGTACTTTAGATGATTCTGCTAATAGAAGATTAGTTATAGGACAATCATTTTTAGCTGTAGACGCTATTTTAATGATTTGGAATAATATATTAGAAAATATTATTGTATATCCTAAAATCATTGAAAAACATATTCAAGAAGAACTTCCATTTTTAATTACTGAATACATTATTATAGAATGTGTAAAAAATGGAGCAGATAGACAAGAAATTCATGAAAGAATACGAATTCATTCTATGAAAACAAATTTAAAAATAAAATTAGAAGGAAAAAAAAATGATTTTATTAAACGTATTTTACAGGATAAAAAAATACCAATTTATGAAAAAAAAATGAATCAAATGCTCAATTCTAAAAATTTTATAGGATTTTCTTCAGATCAAACTTTAGAATTTATTGAAAAAGAAGTTAATCCAATATTAGATCGATTCCATCATTTAATTGATGATGATATATCCAATATGGATAGAAAAATTTAA
- a CDS encoding phosphoribosylformylglycinamidine synthase: MNFRIYIQKKNPFDIDSRKLYHKLKNLNISLSKVIIYHIYDIFYIKKELFLESLSKIFVDPVTDILHKKMNWNNSYYIEKFTKKCNNRANAAVQCIKILDFKSKSNNVLVRSNQLIELIGINKNQDFYKIKKYFNNNNNYKNNDNKKYKVKIVENFINFSFEKIKKFHNNSNLSIDINDLLFIQKYFIQEKKNPTEEEFKILDTYWSDHCRHKTFYTKLVNISFDGFLKKTYQKIFKKYLKDKDSIGKSKDPINFMDLSNLPSKIFYKKGKLKNFVLSHEHNACVIMIDVDIIGCKKKEKWYLFFKNETHNYPTEIDPFGGASTCIGGAIRDPLSGRAFVYQGLRLSGSSDPTISKTIDKKLPQDQICLESAYGFSSYGNQVGLATTHVNEIYHEGYRAKRMEMGMVIGAVPVHFIKQEKPKKGDIILLIGGLTGKEGIGGAIDSSKEDDNSDKKNIQKGQKGNPIIERKIQRFFRKKEVISLIKKCNDFGAGGAAVAIGELSNSLILYLDKIPINEKMNALEIALSESQERMAVLLDYNNVEKFIDLAHEENIMSTPIGRVTDNDRIIFYYKKKEIFNIKSSFMNTRGYHKEQSVIISSPTLISPFKKSKKFLFNKKTFLNTLSKLNIASQKNLIEMFDSTVGATTVLMPFGGKYQMTPCEGSVQKIPVLKGTTNTVSLAAWGFHPEISSWSPFHGGAYAIVECISKIVSMGGNYKNSYFSFQEYYQKLGNDPKNWGKPFSALLGAYHAQMSLGLVSIGGKDSMSGTYKNIHVPPTFIAFGVSTGSCLNIISPEFKKIGNKIYLYYHRSLENEMPDFHSIKKAYNQIYKGICSGKIVSVKTVKDGGISIAIAKMAFGNHLGVIINCKEHLFEMNIGSLIIESSYPMSDNFIQIGEITSSKSLNFNGISIDIDESIKNWIKTFTPIFSYNEIKSKIKKNKNIKKKEKIIYKKQKNNTIIWKCKFKKKGIPRVFIPIFPGTNSEFESIRAFEKAGSIVNTFVFKNLNNKDIIESIFSIKKYIESVQIFMLCGGFSAGDEPDGSAKFIVSILHNPYIMDAIQNFLSKDGLILGICNGFQGLIKSGLLPYGKIGLRNYKSPTLTYNKIEKHISQCVNIKVISDKSPWLNGMKNKIYTLPISHSEGRFYAKKEITNILFQKNQIATQYVDLCGNPSLERLYNPNGSVDAIEGLLSENGKIYGRMTHPERYEHGLLKNIHNVHEHSIFRNAVQYFL, encoded by the coding sequence ATGAATTTCAGAATTTATATACAAAAAAAAAATCCTTTTGATATTGATTCTAGAAAATTATATCATAAATTAAAAAATTTAAATATTTCTTTATCTAAAGTGATTATTTATCATATATATGATATTTTTTATATAAAAAAAGAACTTTTTTTAGAAAGTTTATCAAAAATTTTTGTAGATCCTGTAACAGATATTTTACATAAAAAAATGAATTGGAATAATTCATATTATATAGAAAAATTTACAAAAAAATGTAATAATCGTGCAAATGCAGCTGTACAATGTATAAAAATTTTGGATTTTAAATCAAAATCTAATAATGTTTTAGTAAGAAGTAATCAATTAATAGAGTTAATTGGAATAAATAAAAATCAAGATTTTTATAAAATAAAGAAATATTTTAATAATAATAATAATTATAAAAATAATGATAATAAAAAATATAAAGTTAAAATTGTAGAAAATTTTATAAATTTTTCTTTCGAAAAAATAAAAAAATTTCATAATAATTCTAATCTATCTATAGATATAAACGATTTATTATTTATACAAAAATATTTTATTCAAGAAAAAAAAAATCCAACAGAAGAAGAATTTAAGATATTGGATACTTATTGGTCTGATCATTGTAGACATAAAACATTTTATACAAAATTAGTAAACATATCTTTTGATGGTTTTTTAAAAAAAACATATCAAAAAATTTTTAAAAAATATTTAAAAGATAAAGATTCAATAGGAAAATCAAAAGATCCCATTAATTTTATGGATTTATCTAATTTACCTTCTAAAATTTTTTATAAAAAAGGAAAATTAAAAAATTTTGTTTTATCTCATGAACATAATGCGTGTGTTATTATGATAGATGTTGATATTATAGGTTGCAAAAAAAAAGAAAAATGGTATTTATTTTTTAAAAATGAAACACATAATTATCCTACAGAAATTGATCCTTTTGGTGGAGCTTCTACTTGTATAGGAGGTGCTATTAGAGATCCATTATCAGGAAGAGCTTTTGTTTATCAAGGACTAAGATTAAGTGGATCCTCTGATCCTACAATATCAAAAACTATTGATAAAAAATTGCCACAAGATCAAATATGTTTAGAATCAGCTTATGGTTTTAGTTCTTATGGTAACCAAGTAGGATTAGCTACAACTCATGTTAATGAAATTTATCATGAAGGGTATAGAGCAAAAAGAATGGAAATGGGTATGGTTATTGGTGCTGTTCCTGTTCATTTTATAAAACAGGAAAAACCAAAAAAAGGAGATATAATTTTATTGATTGGAGGATTAACAGGAAAAGAAGGAATAGGAGGAGCTATTGATTCTTCTAAGGAAGACGATAATAGTGATAAAAAAAATATACAAAAAGGACAAAAAGGAAATCCAATAATAGAAAGAAAAATACAAAGATTTTTTAGAAAAAAAGAAGTCATATCTTTAATAAAAAAATGTAATGATTTTGGAGCAGGTGGAGCTGCAGTTGCTATAGGAGAATTAAGTAATAGTTTGATATTATATTTAGATAAAATACCTATAAATGAGAAAATGAATGCACTTGAAATTGCTCTTTCAGAATCTCAAGAACGTATGGCTGTATTATTAGATTATAACAATGTTGAAAAATTTATTGATTTAGCTCATGAAGAAAATATTATGTCTACACCTATAGGTAGAGTAACTGATAATGACCGTATTATTTTTTATTATAAAAAAAAAGAAATTTTTAATATAAAAAGTTCTTTTATGAATACAAGGGGATATCATAAAGAACAATCTGTTATTATTAGTTCTCCAACTTTAATTTCTCCTTTTAAAAAATCAAAAAAATTTTTATTTAATAAAAAAACATTTTTAAATACTCTTTCTAAATTAAATATAGCTTCTCAAAAAAATTTAATAGAAATGTTTGATAGTACTGTAGGTGCTACTACAGTTTTAATGCCTTTTGGTGGAAAATATCAAATGACACCATGTGAAGGGAGTGTACAAAAAATTCCTGTTTTAAAAGGAACTACAAATACGGTTAGTTTAGCTGCTTGGGGTTTTCATCCTGAAATTTCTTCTTGGAGTCCTTTTCATGGAGGAGCTTATGCAATTGTAGAATGTATTTCTAAAATTGTTTCGATGGGAGGAAATTATAAAAATTCCTATTTTAGTTTTCAAGAATATTATCAAAAATTAGGAAATGATCCAAAAAATTGGGGAAAACCTTTTTCTGCTTTATTGGGAGCTTATCATGCTCAAATGTCTTTAGGATTAGTTTCTATTGGAGGAAAAGATTCTATGTCCGGAACATATAAAAATATACATGTTCCTCCGACATTCATTGCTTTTGGAGTTTCGACTGGTTCTTGTTTAAATATTATTTCTCCTGAATTTAAAAAAATAGGAAATAAAATTTATTTATATTATCATCGTTCATTAGAAAATGAAATGCCAGATTTTCATTCTATAAAAAAAGCTTATAATCAAATTTATAAAGGAATTTGTTCAGGAAAAATTGTTTCAGTAAAAACAGTAAAAGATGGAGGAATTTCTATTGCTATTGCAAAAATGGCATTTGGAAATCATTTAGGAGTAATTATAAATTGTAAAGAGCATTTATTTGAAATGAATATAGGATCCTTAATTATAGAATCTTCATATCCAATGTCAGATAATTTTATTCAAATAGGAGAAATTACTTCTTCTAAATCATTAAATTTTAATGGAATATCTATTGATATTGATGAATCAATAAAAAATTGGATAAAAACTTTTACTCCTATTTTTTCTTATAATGAAATTAAAAGTAAAATTAAAAAAAATAAAAATATTAAAAAAAAAGAAAAAATAATTTATAAAAAACAAAAAAATAATACCATAATATGGAAATGTAAATTTAAAAAAAAAGGAATACCACGCGTATTTATTCCAATATTTCCTGGAACAAATAGTGAATTCGAATCTATTCGTGCATTTGAAAAAGCGGGATCTATAGTAAATACTTTTGTATTTAAAAATTTGAATAATAAAGATATTATTGAATCTATATTTTCTATTAAAAAATATATAGAATCTGTTCAAATATTTATGCTTTGTGGAGGATTTAGTGCTGGAGATGAACCAGATGGATCAGCAAAATTTATTGTATCTATATTACATAATCCATATATTATGGATGCTATTCAAAATTTTCTTAGTAAAGATGGATTAATATTAGGTATTTGTAATGGATTTCAAGGATTAATTAAATCTGGATTATTACCTTATGGTAAAATTGGGTTAAGAAATTATAAATCGCCTACATTAACTTATAATAAAATAGAAAAACATATATCTCAATGTGTTAATATAAAAGTTATTTCTGATAAATCTCCATGGTTAAATGGTATGAAAAATAAAATATATACTCTTCCCATATCACATAGTGAAGGAAGATTTTATGCTAAAAAAGAAATTACAAATATTTTATTTCAAAAAAATCAAATTGCTACACAATATGTTGATTTATGTGGTAATCCTAGTTTAGAAAGATTATATAATCCCAATGGATCTGTTGACGCTATAGAAGGATTATTAAGTGAAAATGGAAAAATTTATGGTAGGATGACTCATCCAGAACGTTATGAACATGGTTTATTAAAAAATATACATAATGTTCATGAACATTCTATTTTTAGAAATGCAGTACAATATTTTTTATAA
- the purE gene encoding 5-(carboxyamino)imidazole ribonucleotide mutase: MKVAIFIGSASDKQVMKEATEILKKFNINYISYIISAHRLPDILSNTIKKIENEGIDLIIAGAGLSAHLPGIISSKTILPVIGVPICNNNGLLGGIDALFSMVQMPKDVPIATVGINNSYNAALLAVHILSIKNKDLKKSLLEFRIKKRKKLINEIEQYL; the protein is encoded by the coding sequence ATGAAAGTCGCTATATTTATTGGAAGTGCTTCTGATAAACAAGTAATGAAAGAAGCAACTGAAATACTAAAAAAATTTAATATAAATTATATATCTTATATAATTTCTGCACATAGACTTCCTGACATTTTATCAAATACCATAAAAAAAATAGAAAATGAAGGAATTGATTTAATTATTGCAGGAGCTGGATTATCTGCTCATTTACCTGGAATTATATCGTCAAAAACGATATTACCTGTAATAGGAGTTCCTATATGTAATAATAATGGATTATTAGGAGGAATAGATGCTCTTTTTTCTATGGTTCAAATGCCTAAAGATGTACCTATTGCTACGGTAGGTATAAATAATTCTTATAATGCTGCTTTGTTAGCCGTTCATATTTTATCTATAAAAAATAAAGATCTTAAAAAATCATTGCTAGAATTTCGAATAAAAAAAAGAAAAAAATTAATAAATGAAATAGAGCAATATTTATAA